The Chryseobacterium aureum genome contains a region encoding:
- a CDS encoding T9SS type A sorting domain-containing protein encodes MKKHLFPLFLLLLGVNAHAQQDFFAIVGKDTQSITFNDFRIIDAANGTSGEKIFSAGSPAKVFSQTRKGIVAEDKNTYNNSQAITLAALAYESSNNNLVYMPMFSSNIYILNPQTKEITLIENNTARVTSCDINSHITRMATGYNGNIYAVNNAGTQFLEISKKDGQYVVNDLGIIKDDSSNGKNSFTAMDTGFGGDMIADSDNNFYVFSASGNVFKVITKDLKAKFVGKIAGIPDNYSVNGSAVNAQGKVVIASAKGGALYEVDLTTLQAKQLPGEQGLHIYDLASKYFVNDKATASNNFANIDIYPTKVDEHYINIHTTKNIKGNIQLNIFDMSGKNVMTQNLTVKDNSSDERVYLKGLLSGAYMVNITNESGKAIFNKKILVTK; translated from the coding sequence ATGAAAAAACATTTATTCCCTCTATTTTTACTGTTATTAGGTGTAAATGCACATGCGCAACAGGATTTCTTTGCTATTGTAGGAAAAGACACTCAAAGTATTACTTTCAATGATTTCCGAATAATTGATGCTGCGAATGGAACTTCCGGAGAGAAAATTTTCTCAGCTGGTTCACCAGCAAAAGTGTTTTCACAGACTAGAAAAGGTATTGTAGCTGAAGATAAAAACACTTACAATAATTCTCAGGCGATCACCTTGGCGGCACTTGCTTATGAATCTTCTAATAATAATCTGGTGTACATGCCCATGTTTTCATCAAATATTTATATTTTAAATCCTCAGACTAAGGAGATTACCCTGATAGAAAATAATACAGCCAGAGTAACATCATGTGATATCAATTCTCATATTACAAGAATGGCAACAGGGTATAACGGAAATATTTATGCAGTTAATAATGCAGGTACTCAGTTTTTGGAAATTAGCAAAAAAGATGGACAATATGTGGTAAATGACCTTGGAATTATTAAAGATGATTCTTCCAATGGTAAAAATTCATTTACAGCGATGGATACAGGTTTTGGCGGCGATATGATTGCTGATTCCGATAATAATTTCTATGTTTTTTCGGCTTCAGGAAATGTCTTCAAAGTAATAACAAAAGATTTGAAAGCTAAATTTGTAGGGAAAATTGCAGGAATTCCGGATAACTATTCCGTAAATGGATCTGCGGTGAATGCTCAGGGAAAAGTAGTCATTGCAAGTGCAAAAGGAGGTGCTTTATATGAAGTAGACCTTACCACTTTACAGGCTAAACAGCTTCCCGGAGAACAGGGACTGCATATCTATGATCTGGCGAGTAAATATTTTGTGAATGACAAAGCTACTGCTTCTAATAATTTTGCCAACATTGACATTTATCCCACTAAAGTAGATGAGCACTATATCAATATCCACACTACTAAAAATATAAAAGGGAACATTCAGCTGAATATTTTTGATATGTCCGGGAAAAATGTAATGACCCAGAATCTTACTGTAAAAGATAACTCCTCAGATGAAAGGGTCTATCTTAAAGGATTGTTGAGCGGTGCTTATATGGTAAACATCACTAATGAATCTGGAAAAGCAATTTTCAATAAAAAAATTCTGGTAACAAAATAA
- a CDS encoding 4-alpha-glucanotransferase, with product MKLYFNVGYIVKSGESLQLIIGEDGAAVHIHTMFYGENGLWKCEVDNFSKSISYQYRVIDEKGNVLREEFVPHHLSFPHNYKEFVIFDEWNNKNFPENYLNNKILYNKLHDFVPEKVTVLKKHTHLFRIEAPIYNPDWRIVLFGNTASLGNWNYDRVIPLHQTDFGMWEVSVEIPENELIQFKYCLFDTRENRVIDVETGENRFTTANQFPEILQIVSNHYFRFKGYQMYHDAGVAIPVFSLRSEDGFGVGEFADIKKLADWTKETNLGIIQILPINDTTANYSWTDSYPYAAVSVYALHPQYISLEKLDYSLPKELVDDYELEKENLNALDLIDYEKMIAGKWKYLTAVFNAEKDKIYKDKNFKKFIKDNEYWLVPYSAFCVLRDKYKTPNFNEWKTHKKYIAGKISQFFTTKNKDYDTSMLHAWVQYQLHLQLKDAVDYTHNLGISLKGDLPIGIYRYSVEAWTEPELFGMDFQAGAPPDQFTELGQNWEFPTYNWEAMKADDYRWWKNRFKALEQYFDAMRIDHILGFFRIWRMPVSAVQGILGYFYPAVPITEEEFKAWQIPFNFDRYCKPFINNQILWDYFGEDAGKALELMNRNDNGTYTFKEEFDTQRKLVNFFKKKPFGPLEEKLVALCANVLFLPEERNGKTVYHPRFNVFNTDSYQYLPQSEQKSIYELYHDYFFRRQDHMWYEKAMEKLPVILNATKMLICGEDLGMVPACVPVVMDELAIIALKVQRMPSENILFYNPKNASYMNVVTASSHDSSTLRQWWKEDPALTQKYFNEQLIQYGKAPADLNPHLAEIIMKQHLYNESMLAIFPIQEFLATDAKLTNQKMDNERINNPAVFPHYWRYRMHINLEDLKTQKSFNEKIAFWVKDSGRM from the coding sequence ATGAAACTATACTTTAATGTAGGATATATTGTAAAGTCCGGAGAGAGTTTACAGCTTATAATAGGCGAAGACGGGGCTGCAGTACATATCCATACTATGTTTTATGGTGAGAATGGTTTATGGAAATGTGAAGTAGACAACTTTTCAAAATCTATTTCTTACCAATACAGAGTAATAGATGAAAAAGGAAATGTATTACGAGAAGAATTTGTTCCCCATCACCTTAGTTTTCCCCATAATTATAAGGAGTTTGTCATTTTTGACGAATGGAACAACAAAAATTTTCCCGAGAACTATTTAAACAACAAAATCCTTTACAATAAGCTGCATGATTTTGTTCCCGAAAAAGTAACGGTCTTAAAAAAACATACCCACTTATTCAGGATAGAAGCACCTATTTATAATCCGGACTGGAGAATAGTACTGTTTGGAAATACAGCATCTTTAGGAAACTGGAATTATGACAGGGTAATTCCTCTGCATCAGACAGATTTTGGAATGTGGGAAGTTTCTGTTGAAATTCCGGAGAATGAACTGATTCAGTTTAAATACTGTCTTTTTGATACCAGAGAAAACAGAGTCATTGATGTGGAGACAGGAGAAAATAGATTTACAACGGCGAATCAGTTTCCGGAAATCTTGCAGATTGTTTCCAATCATTATTTCAGATTTAAAGGCTATCAGATGTATCATGATGCCGGAGTGGCCATTCCCGTATTCTCCTTGAGGAGTGAAGACGGATTCGGAGTAGGAGAATTTGCAGATATTAAAAAACTGGCAGACTGGACGAAGGAGACCAACCTGGGTATTATACAGATTCTTCCGATCAATGATACAACAGCGAACTATTCCTGGACAGATTCTTATCCTTACGCGGCAGTATCGGTATATGCACTGCATCCACAATATATCTCCTTAGAAAAACTGGATTACTCTTTACCGAAAGAATTAGTTGATGACTATGAGCTTGAAAAAGAGAATTTGAATGCTCTCGATCTGATAGATTACGAAAAAATGATTGCGGGTAAATGGAAGTATCTTACTGCTGTTTTCAATGCTGAAAAGGATAAAATTTATAAAGATAAAAACTTCAAAAAATTCATTAAGGATAATGAATACTGGCTTGTTCCGTATTCTGCATTCTGTGTATTGAGAGATAAATATAAAACCCCAAATTTCAACGAATGGAAAACCCATAAAAAGTATATTGCAGGAAAGATCTCACAGTTTTTTACAACAAAAAACAAAGATTATGACACCTCAATGCTTCATGCCTGGGTACAGTACCAGTTACATCTGCAACTGAAGGACGCCGTAGATTATACCCATAACCTGGGAATTTCGTTGAAGGGAGACCTTCCGATTGGGATCTACCGTTACTCTGTGGAAGCATGGACAGAACCCGAATTATTCGGTATGGACTTTCAGGCAGGAGCACCACCAGATCAGTTTACCGAACTTGGCCAGAACTGGGAATTCCCGACTTACAATTGGGAAGCTATGAAAGCTGACGATTACAGATGGTGGAAAAACAGATTCAAAGCACTGGAACAGTATTTTGATGCCATGAGAATAGATCATATTCTGGGCTTCTTCAGAATATGGAGAATGCCGGTTTCTGCCGTACAGGGAATTTTAGGATACTTTTATCCGGCCGTTCCCATTACAGAGGAGGAATTTAAGGCATGGCAGATTCCCTTTAATTTTGACAGGTACTGCAAGCCTTTTATCAACAATCAGATATTATGGGATTACTTTGGAGAAGACGCAGGAAAAGCTCTTGAGTTGATGAACCGTAATGATAATGGAACTTATACTTTCAAGGAAGAATTTGACACCCAAAGGAAGCTGGTTAATTTCTTTAAGAAAAAACCTTTCGGTCCGCTTGAAGAAAAATTAGTTGCTCTTTGTGCCAATGTTTTGTTCTTACCGGAAGAAAGAAATGGAAAAACGGTTTATCATCCGAGATTTAATGTGTTCAATACAGATTCTTATCAATATCTTCCGCAATCTGAACAGAAAAGTATCTATGAGCTCTATCACGATTATTTCTTCAGAAGACAAGATCATATGTGGTACGAGAAAGCTATGGAAAAACTTCCGGTTATCCTCAATGCTACCAAAATGCTGATCTGTGGAGAAGATTTGGGAATGGTTCCTGCATGTGTGCCGGTGGTAATGGATGAATTAGCCATTATTGCACTGAAAGTACAGCGTATGCCTTCTGAAAATATTCTGTTTTATAATCCTAAGAATGCAAGCTATATGAATGTAGTGACTGCTTCTTCCCATGACAGCTCTACCTTGAGACAATGGTGGAAAGAAGATCCTGCGCTTACCCAAAAATACTTCAATGAGCAGTTGATACAATATGGAAAAGCCCCTGCAGACCTTAATCCTCATCTTGCAGAGATTATCATGAAGCAGCATTTGTATAACGAATCCATGCTGGCAATCTTCCCTATTCAGGAGTTTCTGGCAACAGATGCAAAGCTCACGAATCAGAAAATGGATAATGAAAGAATAAATAATCCGGCAGTATTCCCTCATTACTGGCGCTATAGAATGCACATTAATCTGGAAGATCTGAAAACACAAAAATCTTTCAATGAAAAAATTGCTTTCTGGGTAAAAGATAGTGGAAGAATGTAA
- a CDS encoding ferritin, with product MVSEKIAKLINEQIAHEQYAAQYYLSMSAWFSGKDLDGIANYFRVQSKEELMHADKMFDYLNDVGGEIIIGEIPKPPHEFENATDIFEKALAHEKIVTKSIFNIVKNANEEGDFATTSFLQWFINEQVEEEASASQYVTKIKMVCDNPSALYLFDQELSQRVFTPDTTA from the coding sequence ATGGTAAGCGAAAAAATTGCAAAATTAATTAACGAACAAATTGCCCACGAACAATACGCCGCTCAATATTATCTTTCAATGTCTGCATGGTTTTCCGGAAAAGATCTTGACGGAATTGCCAACTACTTCAGAGTACAAAGCAAAGAAGAACTGATGCATGCAGATAAAATGTTTGATTATCTGAACGATGTAGGTGGGGAAATTATCATCGGAGAAATTCCAAAACCTCCGCATGAGTTCGAAAATGCAACAGATATTTTTGAAAAAGCATTGGCACATGAGAAAATCGTTACTAAAAGTATTTTCAATATTGTAAAGAATGCTAACGAAGAGGGAGATTTTGCAACCACATCATTCCTGCAATGGTTTATCAATGAGCAGGTAGAGGAAGAAGCCAGCGCTTCGCAATATGTAACAAAAATCAAAATGGTATGCGATAATCCTTCTGCATTGTACCTTTTTGACCAGGAACTTTCTCAGAGAGTATTTACTCCAGATACCACTGCTTAA
- a CDS encoding UvrD-helicase domain-containing protein produces the protein MQNSYTVINASAGSGKTYALVQRLLMICLRYPNQQQSIRNILALTFTNKAANEMKERILSWLGNFSAKEYAENTDLKNIQKAFEEQGLKITVDELHHRSKKLLDYVLHNYSTLNIGTIDRFNSRLVRSFSYELGLAKNFNLEIEAEPFLIEAVDKMLDQIGENETISNSFMDYVDYSLENNERINLNKNLYDSAKEFVKDIHYEHLKNNKSFDDANYENIKNTLRKEIVLNKKQSAELAANSIELFRSRNIDIEDFAQGKNGIGGFFTKVIDFYQQKRAGFPFPTTQEESVVNNYRKGASSKSKHKESEIFEILDQLLDNRMKLILLFIETQKKEKVLSALLPLKVNKDIQDELQKIEEENDLVLLSKFNILINENLKNEPSAFIYEKVGSQFQHYFFDEFQDTSELQWQNFVPLRDHSVSTEYTSFTLVGDPKQSIYRFRGGESKLMLDIINKKEFSPKEADLLVLKDNWRSARNIVHFNNELYRFHSEGLLEEHKNIFGADAEQSPKSQMSGRVKVNLIENLTNEEFYQDTSEKMREDIQECLDNGFKFSDITILCRGNFDIFSYSQKLGALKVHYQGEEVNIKTISDKGLTLELSNTLKAVIEYLRWELNPKNKHCLIMMMYNLNTLGKINMPDFTLGMKEILDIEGHEEILHFIQEKYSLQLKQDNFPRFNLYNFIEYYINEFSVENKETDFLLNFLEMLFNFTQNAGASTKEFLKYWDEEASSYTIQASENIDAVQIMTIHKSKGLEFPIVFIPMMNKNRDSEFTNWFDTNENEALKSVNINQFSKNLEAYDDEILFFNTKNAYKNLIDRLCLQYVATTRPVEQLFFYLQKANKTSNNLELLEFLQTKNPDQADAFDVYEVTPEMLKKYSKDKSSSFKTQNIQNLKNVNEKSTSIKIATPSKNYQVRNEKVRIGLFVHELLSKINTEKDISKVLDGYALEGQITLEEKNEIQITLQEIVRTYSEFFDEKWEVINEKDIMISENGESHIFRPDRILKGDEGYMIVDFKTGEQKAKDEAQVEGYKNILERLGKRVLKTQIIYL, from the coding sequence ATGCAAAATTCTTATACAGTCATCAATGCTTCTGCCGGATCGGGGAAAACTTACGCCCTGGTACAGAGACTTCTGATGATCTGTCTCCGCTATCCTAATCAGCAGCAGTCGATCAGGAATATTCTCGCTCTCACTTTTACCAACAAGGCAGCGAACGAGATGAAGGAAAGAATTTTATCATGGCTGGGAAATTTCTCCGCGAAAGAATATGCAGAAAATACGGATCTGAAAAATATTCAGAAAGCGTTTGAAGAGCAGGGTTTAAAAATTACTGTTGATGAGCTTCATCACCGCTCTAAAAAACTGCTGGATTATGTTCTTCACAATTATTCCACACTGAATATCGGGACTATTGACCGTTTCAATTCAAGGCTGGTAAGAAGTTTTTCTTATGAATTGGGGTTAGCTAAAAACTTCAATCTGGAGATTGAGGCTGAACCGTTCCTGATAGAAGCCGTTGATAAAATGCTGGATCAGATTGGTGAGAATGAAACCATCTCCAATTCCTTCATGGATTATGTAGACTACAGTCTCGAAAATAATGAAAGAATCAATCTTAATAAAAACCTTTATGATTCTGCCAAAGAATTTGTGAAGGACATTCATTATGAGCATCTGAAAAATAATAAAAGTTTTGATGATGCCAATTATGAAAACATAAAGAACACACTCCGCAAAGAGATTGTTCTCAATAAAAAGCAGTCTGCTGAGCTGGCAGCCAATTCTATTGAATTATTCAGATCAAGAAATATAGATATTGAAGATTTTGCCCAGGGTAAAAACGGAATCGGAGGTTTCTTTACTAAAGTGATCGATTTTTATCAGCAGAAAAGAGCCGGATTTCCTTTTCCTACCACTCAGGAAGAATCTGTGGTCAACAATTACAGAAAAGGAGCTTCTTCAAAATCAAAGCATAAAGAATCTGAGATCTTTGAGATTTTGGATCAGCTTCTGGACAACAGAATGAAGCTGATTCTTCTGTTTATAGAAACTCAGAAGAAAGAGAAGGTGCTTTCTGCCCTTCTTCCTCTGAAGGTAAATAAGGATATTCAGGATGAGCTTCAAAAGATTGAGGAAGAAAATGATCTTGTTCTTCTTTCAAAATTTAATATCCTGATTAATGAAAATCTTAAGAATGAGCCTTCTGCTTTTATCTATGAAAAAGTAGGTTCACAGTTTCAACATTATTTTTTCGATGAGTTTCAGGATACTTCAGAGCTTCAGTGGCAGAATTTTGTTCCGCTGAGAGATCATAGTGTTTCTACGGAATATACTTCGTTTACACTGGTGGGGGATCCAAAGCAGAGTATTTACCGGTTCCGTGGTGGAGAAAGCAAACTGATGCTGGATATTATCAACAAAAAGGAATTTTCACCGAAAGAAGCTGATCTCCTGGTCTTAAAAGACAACTGGAGAAGCGCAAGAAATATTGTACATTTCAACAATGAACTATACCGTTTTCATTCGGAAGGGCTGCTGGAAGAGCATAAGAATATTTTTGGGGCAGATGCTGAGCAAAGCCCAAAATCTCAAATGAGCGGACGGGTAAAGGTGAATCTTATAGAAAACCTTACGAATGAAGAATTTTACCAGGACACCTCTGAGAAAATGCGGGAAGATATCCAGGAATGTCTGGATAATGGTTTTAAGTTTTCCGACATTACTATTCTTTGCCGTGGAAACTTTGATATTTTCAGCTATTCTCAAAAGCTCGGAGCATTAAAGGTACATTACCAAGGCGAAGAAGTCAATATTAAAACGATTTCCGATAAGGGACTTACACTGGAGCTATCCAATACATTAAAGGCCGTTATTGAGTACCTGCGCTGGGAACTTAATCCCAAGAATAAGCACTGCCTGATCATGATGATGTACAATCTGAATACATTAGGTAAAATTAATATGCCGGATTTTACTTTAGGGATGAAAGAAATTCTGGATATTGAAGGACATGAGGAAATACTTCACTTCATTCAGGAGAAATATTCGCTGCAGCTTAAACAGGATAATTTCCCAAGATTTAATCTTTATAATTTCATTGAATATTACATCAACGAATTTTCTGTTGAAAATAAAGAGACAGATTTCTTACTGAACTTTCTGGAAATGCTGTTCAACTTTACCCAGAATGCGGGAGCCAGTACAAAAGAATTTTTGAAATACTGGGATGAAGAAGCTTCTTCTTACACCATTCAGGCTTCAGAAAATATTGATGCTGTTCAGATCATGACCATCCACAAGTCTAAAGGGCTGGAATTCCCGATTGTTTTCATTCCTATGATGAATAAGAACCGTGACAGTGAATTTACCAACTGGTTTGATACCAACGAGAATGAAGCTTTGAAATCCGTCAACATCAATCAGTTCAGCAAAAACCTGGAAGCGTATGATGATGAAATCCTGTTTTTCAATACCAAAAATGCTTATAAAAATCTGATCGACAGATTATGTCTGCAATATGTAGCAACAACAAGACCTGTTGAACAGCTGTTTTTCTATCTTCAAAAAGCAAATAAGACTTCTAATAATCTTGAACTTCTGGAGTTTCTGCAAACCAAAAATCCGGACCAGGCTGATGCGTTTGACGTTTATGAGGTGACTCCTGAAATGCTGAAAAAATATTCGAAAGATAAAAGCTCGTCTTTTAAAACCCAGAATATTCAGAATCTGAAAAATGTGAATGAAAAAAGTACCTCTATCAAAATTGCAACTCCTTCAAAAAACTATCAGGTACGAAATGAAAAGGTGAGAATTGGACTTTTTGTGCATGAGCTTTTATCGAAAATCAATACTGAAAAGGATATCAGCAAGGTACTGGACGGATATGCCCTGGAAGGTCAGATCACTTTGGAGGAGAAAAATGAAATCCAGATCACGTTGCAGGAAATTGTTCGAACCTATTCGGAATTTTTTGATGAGAAATGGGAAGTGATTAATGAGAAAGATATCATGATTTCTGAAAACGGGGAAAGCCATATCTTCAGGCCAGACCGTATTTTAAAAGGAGATGAAGGATATATGATTGTTGATTTCAAAACCGGCGAACAAAAAGCCAAAGATGAAGCACAGGTTGAAGGGTATAAAAATATTCTTGAACGTCTTGGAAAAAGGGTACTCAAAACCCAGATTATCTATCTGTAA
- a CDS encoding carboxypeptidase-like regulatory domain-containing protein, whose translation MKLKLLSFLFIILCIHTQAQNYIFGKITSENGSEMPDVNVINIRTDEIVVSNRDGHFMISGRQGDELRFVKAGYERLTQKVSQENTQSPMNVSLVRQTILIPEVEVKQGLTGNLKIDSKLYNKPKKVEKLIKDIDQYIAQKSDPRILAARPGEFVQPKGQGFSIGKVKDRWDDVDLMKYIRASLGDDYFTNLKIEKPLIDHFIYYVFAGGFERKKILKYGFCSDADLNRFQSFVLTRISSYRAPQTQR comes from the coding sequence GTGAAACTTAAACTACTCTCTTTTTTATTCATTATTTTATGTATCCATACCCAAGCCCAGAATTATATTTTCGGAAAGATTACTTCTGAAAATGGTTCGGAAATGCCGGATGTAAATGTAATTAATATACGGACGGATGAAATTGTGGTCTCAAACAGGGATGGTCATTTTATGATTTCCGGAAGACAGGGGGATGAGCTAAGGTTTGTAAAAGCAGGATATGAGCGTCTGACACAAAAAGTTTCTCAGGAAAATACGCAGTCACCAATGAATGTAAGCCTGGTACGCCAAACCATTCTGATTCCTGAGGTAGAAGTTAAGCAGGGACTTACCGGAAACCTGAAAATAGATTCCAAACTTTATAATAAACCTAAAAAGGTTGAAAAGCTGATCAAAGATATTGATCAGTATATTGCGCAGAAGTCAGATCCAAGAATATTAGCGGCCAGACCCGGAGAATTTGTACAGCCCAAAGGACAGGGATTTTCTATAGGAAAAGTAAAAGACAGATGGGATGATGTGGACTTGATGAAATATATCAGAGCCAGTCTCGGAGATGACTATTTTACCAACCTTAAAATAGAGAAACCACTCATAGACCATTTTATTTATTATGTTTTTGCAGGCGGTTTTGAGAGGAAAAAAATCCTGAAATATGGATTTTGCAGTGATGCAGACCTTAATAGATTTCAAAGCTTTGTTCTGACCAGGATCTCTTCTTATCGTGCCCCACAAACTCAGAGATAG
- a CDS encoding carboxypeptidase-like regulatory domain-containing protein: MNYFIKNIEALGQRKMFLFLMMLCSSFIFSQQVVTGRIVDEAGENLSKVIVINMSTDKKVYSDAQGVFSIDANPNDELRFVKEDFNRISRRVLTNGNNLPLFITLHQIPRDVGEVKIVKKLTGDLETDSRIVAKADKGEQVKAAVGLPEPVGKMREKPAEVKSVLLPILLGNLNVQGMYDLISGKARRQKRQYKYDDLQEHIAWVRDRIDDEYFVRAGIPEDRVSEFIQFSFLAKPQVRTYVKAKNLSGVMLRLEETVPLFIERMKQNQK; encoded by the coding sequence TTGAATTATTTCATTAAAAATATCGAAGCGTTGGGGCAGAGAAAGATGTTTCTTTTCCTTATGATGCTGTGCAGTTCTTTTATCTTTTCTCAGCAGGTTGTTACAGGAAGAATTGTAGATGAAGCGGGTGAAAATCTGAGTAAGGTAATTGTGATCAATATGTCTACAGACAAAAAAGTATATTCTGATGCGCAGGGAGTATTTTCCATTGATGCCAACCCAAATGATGAGCTGAGATTTGTAAAAGAAGATTTTAACAGAATATCCCGGAGGGTTCTTACCAATGGTAATAATTTGCCCCTGTTTATCACTCTTCATCAGATTCCGAGAGATGTAGGTGAGGTAAAGATTGTGAAAAAGCTTACCGGAGATCTGGAAACAGATTCCCGGATTGTAGCCAAAGCAGATAAAGGGGAACAGGTAAAAGCAGCAGTGGGACTTCCGGAACCGGTAGGGAAAATGAGAGAAAAACCGGCAGAAGTGAAAAGTGTTCTTTTGCCCATCCTCTTAGGAAACCTGAATGTTCAGGGAATGTATGATCTCATCAGCGGTAAAGCCAGAAGACAGAAAAGGCAATATAAATATGATGATCTACAGGAACACATTGCCTGGGTACGGGATAGGATAGATGATGAGTACTTTGTGAGAGCAGGAATTCCCGAAGACAGGGTATCAGAATTTATTCAGTTTTCGTTTTTAGCAAAGCCTCAGGTACGGACGTATGTAAAAGCGAAAAACCTTTCCGGTGTTATGCTGAGATTGGAAGAAACAGTTCCTCTTTTTATAGAACGGATGAAGCAGAATCAAAAATAG
- a CDS encoding SIMPL domain-containing protein, whose product MNKNILAVAIAALGFVIGLGFLGNAIKNRNKSENTISVTGLGTKQFTSDLITWSGSFSKNNADLKSAYDELATDRKVINDYLLSKGIQQKEIVFSSVDIQKQFRSYNDSNGNYVQGEFSGYNLTQKVSIESKEVGKIENLSRNITEIINRGIEFTSSSPAYFYTKLATVKQEMIASATKDAKERAEKIAENSGSSLGNLKKATMGVIQITAPNSNEDYSYGGTFNTSSKEKEASITIKLEYEVN is encoded by the coding sequence ATGAATAAAAACATTCTTGCAGTAGCGATTGCTGCGTTGGGTTTCGTAATCGGCCTTGGGTTTTTAGGAAATGCCATTAAAAACAGAAACAAATCTGAAAATACGATTTCTGTAACAGGGCTCGGTACCAAACAGTTTACTTCGGATCTGATCACCTGGTCCGGAAGTTTCTCTAAAAATAATGCTGATCTGAAGTCAGCTTATGATGAGCTGGCAACAGACAGAAAAGTCATCAACGACTATCTGCTGTCAAAAGGAATACAGCAGAAGGAAATTGTTTTTTCTTCCGTAGATATCCAGAAACAGTTCAGAAGCTATAATGATTCGAACGGAAATTATGTACAGGGAGAATTCTCAGGCTATAATCTCACCCAAAAAGTTTCGATTGAAAGTAAAGAGGTAGGAAAGATAGAAAATCTTTCCAGGAACATTACAGAAATTATCAATAGAGGAATTGAATTTACCTCTTCTTCACCTGCTTATTTTTATACTAAGCTGGCCACCGTAAAACAGGAAATGATTGCCAGTGCTACCAAAGATGCTAAAGAACGTGCTGAAAAAATTGCAGAGAATTCAGGAAGCAGTTTGGGGAATTTAAAGAAAGCAACTATGGGAGTAATACAGATTACTGCGCCAAATTCCAATGAAGACTATTCGTATGGAGGAACCTTCAATACTTCTTCCAAAGAAAAAGAAGCCAGTATTACGATAAAATTGGAATACGAGGTAAATTAA
- a CDS encoding GNAT family N-acetyltransferase, producing the protein MEFLPITSSEDDRVQEIYASYTTTFPVDEQRDKEQFEGLFSNPYVRFMSVIHESEAIGYLILWELSSFVFVEHFEVFEAFRSKKLGSHIMNHLSESYPRIILEIEPAELSEDASRRYSFYQRNNFSLIDTTHVQPSYGEGKKSLNLWLLANYTPENIEHAKKEIHDIIYH; encoded by the coding sequence ATGGAATTTTTACCGATTACTTCTTCAGAAGATGACAGAGTTCAGGAAATCTATGCATCTTATACCACTACTTTTCCTGTAGACGAACAAAGGGATAAAGAACAGTTTGAGGGTTTATTTTCAAACCCTTATGTAAGATTTATGTCTGTCATTCATGAGTCGGAAGCTATTGGTTATCTTATTCTTTGGGAGCTGAGTTCTTTTGTTTTTGTGGAACATTTTGAAGTCTTTGAAGCGTTCAGAAGTAAAAAACTGGGTTCACATATTATGAATCATTTATCAGAAAGTTACCCTAGGATTATCTTAGAGATTGAACCAGCGGAGCTGAGCGAAGATGCATCAAGACGCTATTCTTTTTATCAGAGAAATAATTTTAGCCTGATTGATACCACTCACGTGCAGCCAAGCTATGGCGAAGGAAAAAAATCCCTGAATCTATGGCTGCTTGCCAATTATACTCCTGAGAATATAGAGCATGCTAAAAAAGAAATTCACGATATTATTTATCATTAA
- a CDS encoding PspC family transcriptional regulator → MLSNIRHKMERQWFGVLTRMGAKLGIPVSKLRVFFIYSTFATVGFFFLIYLGLAFTLWIKDIFITRRPSVFDL, encoded by the coding sequence ATGCTGAGTAATATCCGTCATAAAATGGAAAGACAATGGTTTGGTGTACTGACAAGAATGGGTGCCAAGCTGGGAATTCCTGTATCCAAACTTAGAGTTTTCTTTATTTATTCTACTTTTGCCACCGTAGGTTTTTTCTTTCTGATCTACTTGGGATTGGCATTCACACTTTGGATTAAAGATATTTTCATCACCAGAAGACCCAGTGTCTTTGATTTATAA